A section of the Microbacterium forte genome encodes:
- a CDS encoding glucose-6-phosphate dehydrogenase, protein MTDATTLVILGAGGDLTARLLLPALGQLLTREPSRAVRIVGADREEWTDADLESVVRASFASMDAEDAASRVDVTYTRTDITHPDDLRALLKDCTGQVALYFAVPPAVAAASVATLTPDMLPAGAMLVMEKPFGTDEASAEELNRTLTDLVPESQVFRVDHFLGRSTTLNLLGARFANRILEPLWSAESIESVDIVYDESLALEGRAGYYDKAGALVDMIQSHLLQVLAVLAMEEPATLDEIDFRAATSAVLRATAVWGDDPAGSSRRARYTAGEIDGAAKPSYVDEPGVDPDRQTETLAEATFEVRNARWAGIPFRLRSGKALGTPAREIVVRFRPVRHLPRGLTGTSDGAVLRFSLGPDRMSLELNLNASEDPFELERATLSAELGEGALKAYAEVLSGVLDGDPMLAVRGDAAEQSWRIVAPILEAWRQGDVPLDDYVAGSFGPQGWPELG, encoded by the coding sequence ATGACCGATGCGACGACGCTGGTGATCCTCGGGGCCGGTGGCGACCTCACCGCCCGGCTCCTCCTCCCCGCGCTGGGACAGCTGCTGACGCGGGAGCCCTCCCGCGCGGTGCGCATCGTCGGCGCCGACCGCGAGGAGTGGACCGACGCGGATCTCGAGTCCGTCGTCCGCGCGTCGTTCGCGTCGATGGATGCCGAGGACGCCGCGTCCCGCGTGGACGTGACGTACACGCGGACCGACATCACACATCCGGACGACCTCCGCGCACTATTGAAGGACTGCACCGGGCAGGTCGCGCTCTACTTCGCCGTGCCGCCCGCCGTGGCCGCGGCATCTGTCGCGACTCTCACCCCCGACATGCTGCCGGCGGGCGCGATGCTCGTCATGGAGAAGCCCTTCGGCACGGACGAGGCGAGCGCCGAAGAGCTGAACCGGACGTTGACCGACCTCGTGCCCGAGAGCCAGGTGTTTCGGGTCGACCACTTCCTCGGCCGCTCGACCACGCTCAACCTCCTCGGGGCGCGGTTCGCGAACCGCATCCTCGAGCCGCTCTGGTCTGCCGAGAGCATCGAGTCGGTCGACATCGTCTACGACGAGTCGCTGGCGCTGGAGGGACGCGCGGGCTACTACGACAAAGCGGGCGCACTGGTCGACATGATCCAGAGCCACCTGCTGCAGGTGCTCGCCGTGCTCGCGATGGAGGAGCCGGCGACTCTCGATGAGATCGACTTCCGGGCCGCGACCTCTGCGGTGCTGCGTGCGACCGCGGTGTGGGGCGACGACCCCGCGGGGTCGTCGCGTCGAGCCCGATACACCGCAGGAGAGATCGACGGCGCGGCGAAGCCGTCGTACGTCGACGAGCCGGGGGTCGACCCCGACCGCCAGACCGAGACGCTCGCCGAGGCGACGTTCGAGGTGCGGAACGCCCGATGGGCGGGGATCCCGTTCCGGCTCCGCTCCGGCAAAGCCCTCGGCACGCCTGCAAGGGAGATCGTCGTGCGCTTCCGTCCGGTCCGCCACCTGCCACGGGGACTCACGGGCACGTCGGACGGCGCGGTGCTGCGGTTCTCGCTGGGACCGGACCGGATGTCCCTCGAGCTGAACCTCAATGCGTCCGAGGACCCGTTCGAGCTGGAGCGGGCCACGTTGTCGGCCGAGCTCGGAGAGGGTGCGCTCAAGGCGTATGCCGAGGTCCTGTCCGGCGTCTTGGACGGCGACCCGATGCTGGCAGTGCGCGGCGACGCCGCCGAACAGTCCTGGCGCATCGTGGCCCCGATCCTCGAGGCGTGGCGGCAGGGCGATGTGCCGCTCGACGACTACGTCGCCGGATCCTTCGGCCCCCAGGGGTGGCCTGAGCTCGGCTGA
- a CDS encoding glycoside hydrolase family 15 protein has product MPAPIEDYALLSDCRTGVLVSKEGSIDWLCLPRFDAPSLFGALLGEASNGCWSLRPLDAAATSQRHYVSDTFILVTRWETAGGIAEVQEFMPLHSSRSDVVRRIVGIAGHVEFVTELRLHFDYSRRLPWVRQVGTSDEPALRATAGPEAVTVRGVRLVAEDHRHRATFTVAAEEVRDLTLSWFPSHEHAPAALDIDDAIAATRSWWQGWASGIQHDGAYRGEVVRSLLVLRALTNKDTGGIVAAATTSLPEDFGGSRNWDYRFVWLRDAALTLEALIAHGFLTEAHHWRRWLLRAVAGEPNEVQIMYGIAGERDLIERELTSLPGYGGAAPVRIGNGAVDQYQGDVIGEVLVALEAARIAGLEEGDFSWPLQRALIEQVIASIQRPDNGIWEIRGEPQWFTHSRVMMWAALDRGVRAVQEHGLPGDADRWAGVRDGLRREIDEHGVDADHGYFVQHYGSIEVDASLLVLPQVGFCDPDDPRMLRTVEQIERTLLTDGFLRRYRTESGVDGLDGDEHPFIACSFWLVEQYTTSGRVDEARDLMERLMGMTNDLGLLSEEYDVANARQAGNTPQALSHLSLIRAADALAGHGGRAAHRR; this is encoded by the coding sequence ATGCCCGCTCCCATCGAGGACTACGCCCTGCTCAGCGACTGCCGCACCGGCGTGCTCGTCTCGAAGGAGGGCAGTATCGACTGGCTCTGCCTTCCTCGCTTCGACGCGCCGTCGTTGTTCGGAGCCCTGCTCGGAGAGGCGAGCAACGGATGCTGGAGCCTGCGGCCGCTCGATGCCGCCGCGACCTCGCAGCGCCACTACGTGTCGGACACGTTCATCCTGGTCACCCGATGGGAGACGGCCGGCGGCATCGCAGAGGTGCAGGAGTTCATGCCGCTGCACTCCTCGCGCAGCGATGTCGTTCGCAGGATCGTCGGCATCGCGGGCCACGTCGAATTCGTCACCGAGCTGCGCCTGCACTTCGACTACTCCCGCAGGCTCCCGTGGGTGCGGCAGGTGGGCACGAGTGACGAGCCGGCGCTGCGCGCGACGGCCGGACCGGAAGCCGTGACCGTGCGCGGCGTGCGGCTCGTCGCGGAGGACCACCGGCACCGTGCGACGTTCACGGTCGCCGCGGAGGAGGTCCGTGACCTGACGCTCAGCTGGTTCCCCTCGCACGAGCACGCGCCGGCGGCACTCGACATCGACGACGCGATCGCCGCCACGCGATCCTGGTGGCAGGGGTGGGCGAGCGGGATCCAGCACGACGGCGCGTACCGCGGCGAGGTCGTGCGGTCTCTGCTGGTGCTGAGGGCACTGACGAACAAGGACACCGGTGGCATCGTGGCTGCGGCCACGACATCGCTTCCCGAAGACTTCGGCGGCTCGCGCAACTGGGACTACCGCTTCGTCTGGTTGCGGGACGCCGCCCTGACGCTCGAAGCCCTCATCGCTCACGGGTTCCTCACCGAGGCGCACCATTGGCGGCGGTGGCTGCTCCGAGCCGTGGCCGGTGAGCCGAACGAGGTGCAGATCATGTACGGGATCGCGGGAGAGCGCGACCTCATCGAACGAGAGCTCACGAGTCTGCCCGGCTATGGAGGTGCGGCCCCGGTGCGGATCGGCAACGGCGCGGTCGACCAGTACCAGGGCGACGTGATCGGCGAGGTGCTCGTCGCTCTGGAGGCGGCCCGGATCGCCGGCCTCGAGGAAGGGGACTTCTCCTGGCCCCTCCAGCGGGCGCTCATCGAGCAGGTGATCGCCTCGATCCAGCGTCCCGACAACGGCATCTGGGAGATCCGGGGCGAGCCGCAGTGGTTCACGCATTCGAGGGTCATGATGTGGGCGGCGCTTGACCGCGGCGTCCGGGCCGTGCAGGAGCATGGCCTCCCGGGCGACGCCGATCGATGGGCGGGCGTCCGTGACGGACTGCGGCGCGAGATCGACGAGCACGGAGTCGACGCGGACCACGGGTACTTCGTTCAGCACTACGGCTCGATCGAGGTGGATGCGTCGCTGCTCGTGCTGCCTCAGGTGGGGTTCTGCGACCCTGACGATCCGCGGATGCTGCGAACGGTGGAGCAGATCGAGCGCACCCTGCTCACCGACGGATTCCTCCGCCGCTACCGCACGGAGTCGGGTGTGGACGGGCTCGACGGCGATGAGCATCCCTTCATCGCGTGCAGCTTCTGGCTGGTCGAGCAGTATACGACGAGTGGCCGTGTCGACGAGGCGCGCGATCTGATGGAGCGGTTGATGGGGATGACGAACGACCTCGGACTGCTGTCGGAGGAGTACGACGTCGCGAACGCGCGGCAGGCCGGCAACACCCCGCAGGCGCTCTCGCACCTGAGTCTCATCCGCGCCGCCGACGCGCTCGCGGGCCACGGAGGTCGCGCCGCGCACCGTCGGTGA
- the rplJ gene encoding 50S ribosomal protein L10, producing MAQKDASVAELTKSFENSTAVLLTEYRGLTVAQLKELRNSIRQDAEYAVVKNTLTKIAANKAGITALDDDLKGPSAVAFVHGDFVATAKALRDFAKANPLLVIKSGIFEGNALTADEVNKYAALESREVLLAKAAGMMKATMGKAAATIDALREKLETAEAA from the coding sequence ATGGCGCAGAAGGACGCATCGGTTGCCGAGCTCACGAAGTCATTCGAGAACTCGACTGCCGTTCTGCTGACCGAGTACCGCGGTCTGACGGTTGCCCAGCTCAAGGAGCTGCGCAACAGCATCCGTCAGGACGCTGAGTACGCCGTGGTGAAGAACACGCTGACCAAGATCGCCGCCAACAAGGCTGGCATCACCGCGCTGGACGACGACCTCAAGGGTCCGTCGGCCGTCGCGTTCGTGCACGGTGACTTCGTCGCCACTGCCAAGGCTCTTCGTGACTTCGCCAAGGCCAACCCGCTTCTCGTGATCAAGTCGGGCATCTTCGAGGGCAACGCCCTCACCGCCGACGAGGTCAACAAGTACGCCGCGCTCGAGAGCCGTGAGGTTCTGCTGGCGAAGGCTGCGGGCATGATGAAGGCCACGATGGGCAAGGCTGCCGCCACCATCGATGCTCTTCGCGAAAAGCTGGAGACCGCTGAGGCCGCGTGA
- the rplL gene encoding 50S ribosomal protein L7/L12 encodes MAKLTTEELLEQFAGLTLVELNDFVKAFEEKFEVTAAAPVAVAGAGGGAAEEVEEKDSFDVILEAAGDKKIQVIKTVRELTSLGLGEAKAVVDGAPKAVLEGANKEAAEKAKAALEEAGATVTLK; translated from the coding sequence ATGGCTAAGCTCACCACTGAGGAGCTGCTCGAGCAGTTCGCAGGCCTGACCCTCGTCGAGCTCAACGACTTCGTCAAGGCGTTCGAGGAGAAGTTCGAGGTCACCGCTGCTGCCCCCGTCGCCGTTGCAGGCGCAGGCGGCGGCGCTGCTGAAGAGGTTGAGGAGAAGGACTCCTTCGACGTCATCCTCGAGGCTGCCGGCGACAAGAAGATCCAGGTCATCAAGACCGTCCGCGAGCTCACCTCGCTCGGCCTCGGCGAGGCCAAGGCTGTCGTCGACGGTGCTCCCAAGGCCGTGCTCGAGGGCGCGAACAAGGAAGCCGCCGAGAAGGCAAAGGCTGCTCTCGAAGAGGCAGGCGCCACGGTTACCCTCAAGTAA
- a CDS encoding LacI family DNA-binding transcriptional regulator — protein sequence MSTIADVAARAGVSKATASRALSGRGYVSDGTRQRVADAADELAYVAHSSATSLATGRTQTVGVIMPPVDRWYFSELLAGIQESLFALDYELALYGIREGSETRERLFDTVLPGRRFDGIIAVGIQPSAQELERLHRSERPLVSVGPYSEGSSAVSIDDVAAARIATEHLIELGHTDIAFVGGSTDPDDLSFGDAQRVEGYLEALAAAGLEAIARIADARPTMPGGYAAAVELLGDRRGRPTAIVGVCDEAAIGAMIAARRLGIAVPTELSIVGVDDHEHAEMFALTTIKQSPREQGHEAVRLLRQQIDQPDSPRERTVTASALVVRSSTAGRR from the coding sequence ATGAGCACGATCGCGGACGTCGCGGCGCGCGCAGGCGTGTCGAAGGCGACGGCGAGCCGAGCGCTCAGCGGACGCGGATACGTCTCCGACGGCACCCGTCAGAGGGTCGCCGATGCCGCCGATGAACTCGCCTACGTCGCCCACTCCTCCGCGACGAGCCTCGCCACGGGGCGGACGCAGACCGTCGGCGTCATCATGCCTCCTGTCGACCGCTGGTACTTCTCCGAGCTGCTGGCCGGGATCCAGGAGTCGCTGTTCGCTCTCGACTACGAGCTCGCCCTCTACGGCATCCGCGAAGGCAGCGAGACCCGCGAGCGCCTCTTCGACACGGTGCTGCCCGGCCGGCGGTTCGACGGGATCATCGCCGTCGGCATCCAACCCAGCGCGCAGGAGCTCGAGCGGCTGCATCGCTCAGAGCGGCCGCTCGTCAGTGTCGGCCCCTACAGCGAAGGGTCGAGCGCGGTGTCCATCGATGACGTCGCCGCCGCTCGCATCGCCACCGAGCACCTCATCGAACTCGGCCACACCGACATCGCATTCGTCGGTGGTTCCACGGATCCGGACGACCTCAGCTTCGGCGACGCCCAGCGTGTCGAGGGATACCTCGAGGCACTCGCTGCAGCGGGCCTCGAAGCGATCGCCAGGATCGCGGATGCGCGCCCGACGATGCCCGGCGGCTACGCCGCCGCCGTCGAGCTGCTCGGTGATCGCCGAGGGCGACCCACCGCGATCGTCGGCGTGTGCGATGAGGCGGCGATCGGAGCGATGATCGCGGCCCGGCGCCTGGGGATCGCCGTCCCCACCGAACTCAGCATCGTCGGGGTCGATGACCACGAGCACGCCGAGATGTTCGCGCTCACCACCATCAAGCAGTCGCCACGGGAGCAGGGGCACGAGGCGGTGCGGCTGCTGCGGCAGCAGATAGACCAGCCGGACTCGCCACGAGAGCGCACTGTGACAGCATCCGCCCTGGTCGTTCGCAGTTCCACCGCGGGTCGACGCTGA
- a CDS encoding ABC transporter substrate-binding protein: MGLSQRSRRYAPIALLGVAGIALAGCGAPGGTDGGGEGGGGGDNSVTIYGTIVEGEAELLAESWADFEEENDIEIKYEGSQDFETQLGTRAQGGNPPDIAIFPQPGLFADYAARDFLKPAPEAVEANAKEYWTQGWVDFGTYEDEFYGAPLMASVKGWVWYSPKKFAEWGVEEPTSWEELLTLTQKIQETSGKAPWCAGFESGVATGWPGTDWIEDLVLRNAGADVYDQWVKNEIPFTDLQIKEAFDATGELLLNPAYVNGGFGDVRSINSTAFGDVAPAVASGECALTHQASFLSGFFPEGTDISEEGDVWAFLLPSQSEDETFITGGGEIVGAFSDDEATQKVLEYLSSPEWADSRLALGGVTSANKGVDIEAVENPILQESIKLLQDDSVTFRFDGSDQMPGAVGSGTFWKGMVAWINGTSTDEVLTQIETGWPSS; this comes from the coding sequence ATGGGTCTGTCACAGCGTTCCCGGCGTTACGCGCCAATCGCACTGCTGGGAGTCGCGGGCATCGCGCTCGCCGGCTGTGGTGCTCCCGGCGGCACGGACGGCGGGGGAGAAGGCGGTGGTGGCGGCGATAACTCCGTCACGATCTACGGCACGATCGTCGAGGGAGAAGCGGAACTCCTCGCGGAGTCCTGGGCGGACTTCGAAGAAGAGAACGACATCGAGATCAAGTACGAGGGCAGCCAGGACTTCGAGACTCAGCTCGGAACGCGCGCACAGGGCGGCAACCCGCCCGACATCGCGATCTTCCCGCAGCCCGGACTCTTCGCGGACTACGCCGCCCGCGACTTCCTGAAGCCAGCACCCGAAGCGGTCGAGGCGAACGCGAAGGAGTACTGGACGCAGGGGTGGGTCGACTTCGGCACCTACGAGGACGAGTTCTACGGCGCACCGCTCATGGCGAGCGTCAAGGGCTGGGTCTGGTACTCGCCCAAGAAGTTCGCCGAATGGGGTGTCGAGGAGCCGACGAGTTGGGAAGAGCTGCTCACGCTCACTCAGAAGATCCAGGAGACGAGTGGCAAGGCTCCGTGGTGCGCCGGCTTCGAGTCGGGCGTCGCGACGGGTTGGCCCGGAACAGACTGGATCGAGGACCTCGTGCTCCGCAACGCCGGAGCAGATGTCTACGACCAGTGGGTCAAGAACGAGATCCCGTTCACCGACCTGCAGATCAAGGAGGCGTTCGACGCGACGGGTGAACTCCTGCTCAACCCGGCCTACGTCAACGGCGGCTTCGGTGACGTGCGCTCGATCAACTCGACCGCATTCGGTGATGTCGCCCCGGCAGTCGCCAGCGGCGAGTGCGCGCTGACCCACCAGGCGTCCTTCCTCTCGGGCTTCTTCCCCGAGGGCACGGACATCTCCGAGGAGGGCGACGTCTGGGCCTTCCTGCTTCCGAGCCAGAGCGAGGACGAGACGTTCATCACCGGTGGTGGCGAGATCGTCGGCGCGTTCAGCGACGACGAGGCGACGCAGAAGGTGCTGGAGTACCTCTCGAGCCCCGAGTGGGCGGACAGCCGTCTCGCACTCGGCGGCGTGACCTCTGCGAACAAGGGCGTCGACATCGAAGCCGTCGAGAACCCGATCCTGCAGGAGTCGATCAAGCTGCTGCAGGACGACTCGGTGACGTTCCGCTTCGACGGATCCGACCAGATGCCCGGAGCCGTCGGCTCCGGAACCTTCTGGAAGGGCATGGTTGCCTGGATCAACGGGACCTCGACTGACGAGGTGCTGACCCAGATCGAGACCGGTTGGCCCTCCAGCTGA
- a CDS encoding carbohydrate ABC transporter permease, giving the protein MNATVFFQWIGSLPPIVQALAVVLAFAVVVVVILLLVDIAPRKGALYTGIRLAMCLLIPFAVMWFFNSYYWAMGVAVAVGALFFFLDYRSRDGAGYLIQLVAFMAPAMLLLVAGLILPSIQTVYASFWNSTGSDFVGFSNYLWIFTQSDGVTSVVNTIVWVLLVPTLSTMVGLAYAVFIDKTRGEKIYKLLVFMPMAISFVGASIIWRFVYAYRGPEFEQIGLLNQILVWFGGEPQQFLLNGPWNNLALIVVLIWVQTGFAMVVLSASIKGVPTELLEAAELDGANAWERFRSVTIPSIRPALIVVLTTISIASLKVFDIVRTMTGGNYGTSVLANEMYTQFSKFEAGRSAALSVILFILVLPIVIYNARQIKKQREIR; this is encoded by the coding sequence ATGAACGCGACTGTGTTCTTCCAATGGATCGGGTCTCTGCCCCCGATCGTCCAAGCTCTCGCCGTCGTCCTCGCCTTCGCGGTGGTCGTCGTCGTCATCTTGCTGCTCGTCGACATCGCGCCGCGAAAGGGCGCGCTCTACACCGGCATTCGCCTCGCGATGTGCCTCCTCATCCCGTTCGCGGTGATGTGGTTCTTCAACTCGTACTACTGGGCGATGGGAGTGGCAGTCGCCGTGGGAGCGCTGTTCTTCTTCCTCGACTACCGATCCCGCGACGGAGCGGGATACCTGATCCAGCTCGTCGCCTTCATGGCGCCGGCGATGCTGCTGCTGGTGGCAGGACTAATCCTTCCGTCGATCCAGACCGTCTACGCGTCATTCTGGAACTCGACCGGCAGCGACTTCGTCGGCTTCTCGAACTACCTCTGGATCTTCACGCAGTCCGACGGCGTCACCTCGGTGGTGAACACGATCGTCTGGGTGCTGCTGGTTCCGACGCTCTCGACGATGGTCGGTCTGGCCTACGCGGTCTTCATCGACAAGACCCGCGGCGAGAAGATCTACAAGCTGCTGGTCTTCATGCCGATGGCGATCTCGTTCGTCGGCGCGAGCATCATCTGGCGTTTCGTGTATGCCTATCGCGGTCCGGAGTTCGAGCAGATCGGTCTGCTCAACCAGATCCTGGTCTGGTTCGGCGGAGAGCCGCAGCAGTTCCTGCTGAACGGTCCGTGGAACAACCTGGCGCTGATCGTCGTGCTGATCTGGGTGCAGACCGGGTTCGCGATGGTCGTCCTCTCGGCATCCATCAAGGGCGTGCCCACCGAGCTTCTCGAAGCGGCCGAGCTTGACGGCGCGAACGCCTGGGAGCGATTCCGCTCGGTGACGATCCCGTCGATCCGACCGGCGCTGATCGTCGTGCTGACCACGATCTCGATCGCCTCGCTGAAGGTGTTCGACATCGTGCGAACCATGACCGGTGGCAACTACGGCACATCCGTGCTCGCGAACGAGATGTACACGCAGTTCTCCAAGTTCGAGGCGGGTCGCAGCGCTGCGCTCTCCGTCATCCTGTTCATCCTGGTGCTCCCGATCGTCATCTACAACGCGCGCCAGATCAAGAAGCAGCGGGAGATCCGATGA
- a CDS encoding carbohydrate ABC transporter permease, whose translation MTDTVNSDTGQSTRAITTAGRFEASAGRARKRLSRPWATVASIVIAVVWTIPTLGLFISSFRERDAIETTGWWTFFTNPQFTIDNYVAVLQSGTTQLTILESFFNSIVITIPATLIPLMIAAMAAYAFSWIDFKGRNALFIFVFALQIVPIQMALVPLLSSFSRGINLFGVQVTQGLDASGGYAQVWIAHTMFALPLAIYLLHNFMSEIPGEIIEAARVDGASRGQIFFRIVLPLTMPAIASVAIFQFLWVWNDLLVALVFADGAASPITKVLAEITGRGEGWYLLTAGAFVSIIVPLIVFFSLQRYFVRGLLAGSTKG comes from the coding sequence ATGACCGACACCGTGAACTCAGACACCGGCCAGAGCACCAGGGCGATCACGACCGCCGGACGCTTCGAAGCGTCGGCAGGCCGTGCACGCAAGCGGCTCAGCCGCCCGTGGGCGACGGTCGCATCGATCGTCATCGCCGTGGTGTGGACCATCCCGACGCTCGGACTGTTCATCTCGTCGTTCCGTGAGAGGGATGCGATCGAGACCACCGGGTGGTGGACGTTCTTCACCAATCCACAGTTCACCATCGACAACTACGTGGCGGTGCTGCAGTCGGGCACCACGCAGCTGACGATCCTGGAGTCCTTCTTCAACTCGATCGTGATCACGATCCCGGCCACGCTCATCCCGCTGATGATCGCGGCGATGGCGGCGTACGCGTTCTCGTGGATCGACTTCAAGGGACGCAACGCGCTGTTCATCTTCGTGTTCGCACTGCAGATCGTGCCGATCCAGATGGCGCTGGTGCCGCTGCTGTCATCGTTCTCGCGGGGGATCAACCTGTTCGGCGTGCAGGTGACGCAGGGACTCGACGCCTCCGGCGGCTATGCGCAGGTGTGGATCGCCCACACCATGTTCGCGCTGCCGCTGGCGATCTACCTGCTGCACAACTTCATGTCGGAGATCCCCGGCGAGATCATCGAAGCCGCGCGCGTCGACGGTGCATCCCGCGGCCAGATCTTCTTCAGGATCGTGCTGCCGCTGACGATGCCGGCGATCGCGTCGGTGGCGATCTTCCAGTTCCTGTGGGTATGGAACGACCTGCTCGTCGCCCTGGTGTTCGCCGACGGCGCCGCCTCGCCGATCACCAAGGTGCTCGCCGAGATCACCGGCCGCGGTGAGGGCTGGTACCTCCTGACTGCAGGTGCGTTCGTGTCGATCATCGTCCCGCTGATCGTGTTCTTCTCGCTCCAGCGGTACTTCGTGCGAGGACTCCTGGCGGGTTCCACGAAGGGCTGA
- a CDS encoding cystathionine beta-synthase has protein sequence MKYADSIVDLVGDTPLVKLQHVTEGVACTVLVKLEYLNPGGSAKDRIASRIIDAAEASGDLKPGGTIVEPTSGNTGVGLALVAQQRGYKCVFVLPDKVGEDKIDVLRAYGAEVVVTPTSVAAESPESYYSVSDRLAREIPGAFKPNQYENPNGPRSHYETTGPEIWRDTDGLITHFVAGVGTGGTITGTGRYLREVSEDRVRIVGVDPVGSVYSGGTGRPYLVEGVGEDIWPGAYDPRVPHEIVAVDDAESFAMTRRLAREEGILVGGSSGMAVVGALRVARDLPADAVMVVLLPDGGRGYLSKIFNDGWMRSYGFSEVEEGETVADVLAARTARLGEGIPDLVHAHPTDTVLEAIGMMTEYDVSQLVVLSAEPPVMMGEVIGTVDEKGLLDLLFRGDAKPADAVGAHVGERLPLLGIHAPLAQARAALADADALLVTLDGKPHTVLTRQDLLSYLSR, from the coding sequence ATGAAGTACGCAGACTCCATCGTCGACCTCGTCGGCGACACGCCCCTCGTGAAGCTCCAGCACGTCACCGAGGGCGTCGCGTGCACCGTGCTGGTGAAGCTGGAGTACCTCAACCCCGGCGGTTCCGCGAAGGATCGCATCGCCTCGAGGATCATCGATGCCGCCGAGGCCTCGGGCGACCTGAAGCCGGGCGGCACCATCGTGGAGCCCACGAGCGGGAACACCGGCGTCGGCCTCGCACTGGTCGCCCAGCAGCGCGGATACAAGTGCGTCTTCGTGCTGCCCGACAAGGTCGGGGAGGACAAGATCGACGTGCTGCGGGCATACGGTGCCGAGGTGGTCGTGACGCCGACCTCGGTCGCGGCAGAGAGCCCGGAGTCGTACTACAGCGTCAGCGATCGGCTCGCCCGCGAGATCCCCGGGGCGTTCAAGCCGAACCAGTACGAGAATCCGAACGGACCCCGCAGCCACTACGAGACCACCGGTCCCGAGATCTGGCGCGACACCGACGGACTGATCACGCACTTCGTCGCCGGCGTCGGCACCGGGGGCACGATCACGGGCACCGGTCGCTATCTGCGTGAGGTGTCGGAAGATCGCGTGCGCATCGTGGGAGTCGACCCGGTGGGCAGCGTCTACAGCGGTGGCACGGGACGCCCGTATCTGGTCGAGGGGGTCGGCGAGGACATCTGGCCCGGCGCCTACGATCCGAGGGTTCCGCATGAGATCGTCGCGGTCGACGACGCGGAGTCGTTCGCGATGACCCGGCGACTCGCTCGTGAAGAGGGAATCCTCGTCGGCGGCTCCAGCGGCATGGCCGTGGTCGGCGCGCTGCGGGTCGCTCGCGACCTGCCGGCGGATGCTGTGATGGTGGTGCTGCTGCCGGACGGCGGACGCGGCTACCTCAGCAAGATCTTCAACGACGGCTGGATGCGCTCCTACGGCTTCAGCGAGGTCGAGGAGGGCGAGACGGTGGCCGACGTGCTGGCCGCCCGCACCGCCCGGCTGGGGGAGGGGATCCCCGATCTGGTGCACGCGCACCCGACCGACACCGTGCTCGAGGCCATCGGCATGATGACCGAATACGACGTCTCGCAGCTGGTGGTGCTGAGCGCGGAGCCGCCCGTGATGATGGGCGAGGTCATCGGCACGGTCGACGAGAAGGGTCTGCTCGACCTGCTGTTCCGCGGCGACGCCAAACCGGCGGATGCCGTGGGAGCACACGTGGGGGAGCGGCTGCCGCTTCTCGGCATCCATGCCCCTCTCGCGCAGGCGAGGGCCGCTCTGGCCGACGCCGACGCGCTGCTCGTCACGCTCGACGGCAAGCCGCACACCGTGCTCACCCGGCAGGATCTGCTCTCGTACCTCTCGCGCTGA